Proteins encoded by one window of Acidipropionibacterium virtanenii:
- a CDS encoding NAD(P)H-dependent oxidoreductase — translation MGYTKRLLDRQAELGRPVRVGIVGAGQMGRGLVAQVQLAPGLEVVAVADVDIDRATTALKNAGRDDAVVENDVAKASQIIEAGQSVAINDGLKMPELPIDMVLEASGVPDVAAQVAYAAITNHTDIGLMTVEADVTVGLLLSSMANAGDSIYTICRGDEPIECVKLVEYAQDLGLEVVVAGKGKNNPNRPTDVPDDVVEEAKVKKMNPKMLCSFTDGTKTQIEMCALSNATGYKVEVPGMHGIACDVDELDKKLVPVADGGIRESDGPIVEYVTGNVAPGVFVIVRSPNPVVTEELQYLRVGKGDYFKIYRPYHLASIEADLSVGEAVLDRHPSFQSTTWTSEVTAVAKHDLKAGTKLEGIGGHHVHGWTTNAEDATAKKALPIGLAAGCVLTADVKAGETVTYDDVEIDENRPLVAMRRLQDALVANGTIG, via the coding sequence ATGGGATACACCAAGCGTCTGCTCGATCGTCAGGCCGAACTCGGCCGTCCGGTCCGCGTCGGCATCGTCGGCGCCGGTCAGATGGGTCGCGGCCTCGTCGCCCAGGTCCAGCTGGCCCCGGGCCTGGAGGTCGTCGCCGTCGCCGACGTCGACATCGACCGCGCCACCACCGCGCTGAAGAACGCCGGACGAGACGACGCCGTCGTCGAGAACGACGTCGCCAAGGCCTCCCAGATCATCGAGGCCGGTCAGTCGGTGGCCATCAACGACGGGCTCAAGATGCCCGAGCTGCCGATCGACATGGTGCTGGAGGCCTCCGGGGTTCCGGACGTCGCCGCCCAGGTGGCCTACGCCGCCATCACCAATCACACCGACATCGGCCTGATGACCGTGGAGGCCGACGTCACCGTGGGCCTGCTGCTGTCCTCGATGGCCAACGCCGGCGACTCGATCTACACCATCTGCCGCGGCGACGAGCCGATCGAGTGCGTCAAGCTCGTCGAGTACGCCCAGGATCTCGGCCTCGAGGTGGTCGTGGCCGGCAAGGGCAAGAACAACCCGAACCGTCCCACCGACGTCCCCGATGACGTCGTGGAGGAGGCGAAGGTCAAGAAGATGAACCCGAAGATGCTGTGCTCCTTCACCGACGGCACCAAGACGCAGATCGAGATGTGCGCCCTGTCCAACGCCACCGGATACAAGGTCGAGGTGCCCGGCATGCACGGGATCGCCTGCGACGTCGACGAGCTCGACAAGAAGCTGGTCCCGGTCGCCGACGGCGGCATCCGCGAGAGTGACGGGCCGATCGTCGAGTACGTCACCGGCAACGTGGCACCCGGCGTCTTCGTCATCGTGAGGTCTCCCAACCCTGTGGTGACCGAGGAGCTGCAGTACCTGCGCGTCGGCAAGGGCGACTACTTCAAGATCTACCGTCCCTACCACCTGGCCTCCATCGAGGCCGACCTGTCGGTGGGCGAGGCCGTCCTGGACCGCCACCCCTCCTTCCAGTCGACCACCTGGACCTCCGAGGTGACCGCGGTGGCCAAGCACGACCTGAAGGCCGGCACGAAGCTGGAGGGCATCGGCGGACACCACGTCCACGGCTGGACCACCAACGCCGAGGACGCCACCGCGAAGAAGGCGCTGCCGATCGGCCTGGCCGCCGGCTGCGTCCTCACCGCCGACGTCAAGGCGGGCGAGACCGTCACCTACGACGACGTCGAGATCGACGAGAACCGTCCGCTGGTGGCCATGCGCCGCCTCCAGGACGCCCTGGTCGCCAACGGCACCATCGGCTGA
- a CDS encoding CarD family transcriptional regulator gives MTFNVGETVVYPNHGAAVIEDIETRTIKGEEKLYLVLRIIGQSDLVVRVPACNLDLVGVRDVVDEEGLAKVFDVLRKTQVEEPTNWSRRYKANMEKLHSGNVIKVSEVVRDLWRRERDRGLSAGEKRMLSKARQILVSELALAEKVEEDKAEEMLDEVLAS, from the coding sequence ATGACTTTCAACGTCGGCGAAACGGTTGTCTATCCCAATCACGGGGCGGCGGTCATCGAGGATATCGAGACCCGGACCATCAAGGGTGAGGAGAAGCTCTACCTGGTTCTGAGGATCATCGGACAGAGCGATCTCGTGGTCAGGGTGCCGGCGTGCAACCTGGATCTCGTCGGCGTGAGGGACGTCGTCGACGAGGAGGGTCTGGCGAAGGTCTTCGACGTGCTGCGCAAGACACAGGTCGAGGAGCCGACCAACTGGTCGCGCCGATACAAGGCCAACATGGAGAAGCTCCACAGCGGCAACGTCATCAAGGTCTCCGAGGTGGTCCGTGACCTGTGGCGTCGCGAGCGCGATCGCGGCCTGTCGGCCGGTGAGAAGCGGATGCTCTCCAAGGCCCGCCAGATCCTCGTCTCCGAACTCGCCCTGGCTGAGAAGGTCGAGGAGGACAAGGCCGAGGAGATGCTCGATGAAGTCCTGGCCTCCTGA
- a CDS encoding sugar-binding transcriptional regulator encodes MAHQSRDEHLIQVLHVAEMYYFEQMTQSAIADRLSLSRWTVGRMLEAARASGLVHITIDHPLARHHRLEVELMDRYRLTKAVVVPSQAHDEATTDVVSSAAADRLTTLRPAPQVIGVSWGRTLAQVTHHLRPGWNHDVTVAQTNGGVAITRNDLVGRSVVAMAELGRGRAITLQAPTILGSAQLCSMLRADAAVSRTLQTAADADLLVYSPGPATDSSVLVSAGHITRSDIERLRAAGAGADVMSHFVDADGSPVDQDLDARTLSIELDTIHRASRVVAVAAGLHKAEAVRTVLSGGLCTELVTDSEVAQVVLKG; translated from the coding sequence ATGGCGCATCAGAGCCGCGACGAACACCTCATCCAGGTGCTGCACGTCGCCGAGATGTACTACTTCGAGCAGATGACCCAGTCGGCGATCGCCGACCGGCTGTCCCTGAGCCGATGGACCGTGGGACGGATGCTCGAGGCCGCCCGCGCATCCGGTCTGGTCCACATCACCATCGACCACCCCCTGGCCCGTCACCACCGCCTCGAGGTCGAGCTCATGGACCGCTACCGCCTCACCAAGGCTGTCGTCGTCCCCAGCCAGGCCCACGACGAGGCGACGACCGACGTCGTCTCCTCCGCCGCGGCGGACCGGCTCACCACTCTGCGGCCGGCCCCCCAGGTGATCGGCGTGAGCTGGGGACGCACTCTCGCCCAGGTCACCCACCACCTGCGCCCCGGCTGGAACCACGACGTCACCGTCGCCCAGACCAACGGCGGGGTCGCCATCACCCGCAACGATCTGGTCGGTCGCTCGGTGGTGGCGATGGCGGAACTGGGCCGCGGTCGTGCCATCACACTGCAGGCCCCCACCATCCTGGGATCCGCCCAGCTGTGCTCCATGTTGCGCGCCGACGCCGCTGTCTCGCGCACCCTCCAGACCGCCGCCGACGCGGACCTGCTCGTCTACTCCCCCGGCCCCGCCACGGACAGCTCAGTGCTCGTGAGCGCCGGGCACATCACCAGATCCGACATCGAACGGCTGAGAGCCGCCGGGGCCGGGGCGGACGTCATGAGCCACTTCGTCGACGCCGATGGCTCCCCCGTCGACCAGGACCTGGACGCCCGCACCCTCTCGATCGAGCTCGACACCATCCACAGAGCCTCCCGGGTGGTGGCGGTCGCCGCCGGGCTCCACAAGGCCGAGGCGGTCCGCACCGTCCTGTCGGGAGGCCTGTGCACCGAGCTGGTGACCGATTCCGAGGTGGCACAGGTCGTCCTGAAGGGCTGA
- a CDS encoding sugar-binding transcriptional regulator has protein sequence MAPRRDIETLVKVARLYYVEGRNQSRIARELDISTSSVSRMLTQARNEGLVTIIINDPNATVERCPELEQGLVDRFGLTRAWVAKDSPGVPALDLVGRLAAEVFAELAPQIRSVGLSWGRTVASFARSVSLPAQTPALELYPLAGGMPDEDAATSGNAVIGMLAEGCGGRAHRVDAPAIVQAARTGRALRAEPMVTRALDAAARCDLAFIGVGSMGVHWSAGIVRTMNLSEEELEELRTSGVAGDVCGRFLDDGGRPIVTVADDHVIGVTLDQLSAIPRRIGLVSGAEKSRGASAALRSGVLTGVVLDEHLAEVLLSAS, from the coding sequence ATGGCCCCGCGTCGAGACATCGAGACGCTGGTCAAGGTCGCGAGGCTGTACTACGTCGAGGGCCGCAACCAGTCACGGATCGCCCGGGAGCTCGACATCTCCACCTCCAGCGTCTCCCGGATGCTCACCCAGGCCCGCAATGAGGGCCTGGTCACCATCATCATCAATGATCCCAACGCCACGGTCGAGCGCTGCCCGGAACTGGAGCAGGGCCTGGTCGATCGCTTCGGTCTGACGCGGGCGTGGGTCGCCAAGGACAGTCCCGGCGTCCCGGCTCTCGACCTTGTGGGGCGCCTGGCGGCCGAGGTCTTCGCCGAACTCGCCCCTCAGATCCGCTCGGTGGGGCTCAGCTGGGGTCGCACCGTCGCCTCCTTCGCCCGATCGGTGAGCCTTCCGGCTCAGACCCCTGCGCTCGAGCTCTATCCGCTGGCCGGAGGCATGCCTGACGAGGACGCTGCGACCTCCGGCAACGCCGTCATCGGAATGTTGGCGGAAGGGTGCGGGGGACGCGCTCACCGGGTGGACGCACCGGCTATCGTGCAGGCGGCCCGCACCGGGCGGGCGTTGCGGGCCGAACCGATGGTCACCCGTGCCCTGGATGCGGCGGCCCGATGCGATCTGGCCTTCATCGGCGTCGGATCGATGGGGGTCCACTGGTCGGCCGGGATCGTGCGCACCATGAATCTGTCCGAGGAGGAGCTCGAAGAGCTGCGCACCTCCGGGGTCGCGGGCGACGTCTGCGGCCGATTCCTCGACGACGGGGGAAGGCCCATCGTCACAGTCGCCGACGATCACGTCATCGGGGTGACCCTGGACCAGCTGTCCGCCATACCCCGCAGAATCGGACTGGTGTCAGGTGCGGAGAAGTCGCGTGGCGCGAGCGCGGCGCTGCGCTCCGGCGTGCTCACCGGCGTCGTGCTGGACGAGCATCTGGCGGAGGTGCTCCTCTCGGCGTCGTGA
- the srlA gene encoding PTS glucitol/sorbitol transporter subunit IIC, with protein sequence MTPLLAALPGGWQTLMVPLDVKSNPVMQGITWFATHFIGLFKAGAESFVDLSTGVIPLLLVLITFMNALTTWIGEKRVTRAVQWAGKYAVTRYTIMPMLAAIMLTNPMCYTFGRFLPERYKPAYYDATVSFLHPVTSIFPHANGAELFVWTGVSAGVMKVDGGAYARLAVLYFLVGLIVILMRGLVTQWITTFLIKRGGHTETFKKYDADYAAGRLESAEGAVA encoded by the coding sequence ATGACCCCTTTACTTGCCGCCCTCCCAGGGGGCTGGCAGACCTTGATGGTCCCTCTGGACGTCAAGTCGAACCCTGTCATGCAGGGGATCACCTGGTTCGCGACGCACTTCATCGGCCTGTTCAAGGCGGGCGCCGAGAGTTTTGTCGACCTCTCCACCGGCGTGATCCCGCTGCTGCTGGTCCTCATCACCTTCATGAACGCGCTCACCACCTGGATCGGTGAGAAGCGCGTCACCCGGGCGGTGCAGTGGGCCGGCAAATATGCGGTGACCCGCTACACGATCATGCCGATGCTGGCCGCCATCATGCTCACCAACCCGATGTGCTACACCTTCGGCCGGTTCCTGCCCGAGCGCTACAAGCCGGCCTACTACGACGCCACGGTGTCCTTCCTCCACCCGGTGACCTCGATCTTCCCCCATGCCAACGGCGCGGAGCTGTTCGTGTGGACCGGAGTCTCCGCCGGAGTGATGAAGGTCGACGGCGGCGCCTACGCCAGGCTGGCCGTCCTGTACTTCCTGGTCGGCCTCATCGTCATCCTGATGCGCGGGCTGGTGACCCAGTGGATCACCACCTTCCTCATCAAGCGCGGTGGGCATACCGAGACCTTCAAGAAGTACGACGCGGACTACGCGGCCGGTCGTCTTGAGAGCGCCGAGGGGGCAGTGGCATGA
- a CDS encoding PTS sugar transporter subunit IIB, protein MISKKILVCCGTGIATSVQVANKLQRMLKERGVDATMKECRAVEVPEQTLSFKPDAIVSTTVVKSPLKGVKVYRGVAFLTGVDADKLADTIAEDLKV, encoded by the coding sequence ATGATCAGCAAGAAGATCCTGGTCTGCTGCGGTACCGGCATCGCCACCTCGGTGCAGGTCGCCAACAAGCTTCAGCGGATGCTCAAGGAGCGTGGCGTCGACGCCACCATGAAGGAGTGCCGGGCCGTCGAGGTGCCCGAGCAGACGCTCAGCTTCAAGCCGGACGCCATCGTCTCGACCACCGTTGTGAAGTCCCCCCTCAAGGGCGTCAAGGTGTACCGCGGGGTCGCCTTCCTCACCGGGGTGGACGCCGACAAGCTCGCCGACACCATTGCCGAGGATCTCAAGGTCTGA
- a CDS encoding PTS sugar transporter subunit IIA encodes MPESAPEESTTEAPRLLVIDVDCPSTGELFDAVNARLLAEGAVRRSFLAAVSTREERYPTGLDFSHSRVAIPHIDPEHVIRPGLLVCRNARSTVFRAMDDPEHHLDVRLSIWPLVTDPQNQTGMLAAVISTLQDAASADRLLTWTPEDLEAYLTGVLAAISAPD; translated from the coding sequence ATGCCCGAATCCGCACCCGAGGAATCCACGACCGAAGCGCCCCGGCTTCTCGTGATCGACGTCGACTGCCCCTCCACCGGTGAGCTGTTCGACGCCGTGAACGCGCGCCTGCTCGCCGAGGGAGCCGTCAGACGCAGCTTTCTGGCGGCGGTGAGCACACGGGAGGAGCGCTACCCCACCGGCCTGGACTTCAGCCACAGCCGGGTCGCGATCCCTCATATCGATCCCGAGCACGTCATCAGACCGGGGTTGCTGGTGTGCCGCAATGCGCGGTCCACGGTCTTCCGTGCGATGGATGACCCCGAGCACCACCTTGACGTCAGACTGTCCATCTGGCCCCTGGTGACCGATCCGCAGAACCAGACCGGGATGCTGGCGGCGGTGATCTCCACCCTCCAGGACGCCGCCTCCGCCGACCGGCTGCTCACCTGGACCCCGGAGGACCTCGAGGCCTACCTGACGGGCGTCCTGGCCGCCATCTCCGCACCGGACTGA
- a CDS encoding zinc-dependent dehydrogenase, whose protein sequence is MKAMRFHAPGDVRLEDVPEPECRTDEVKIRVRNCSMCGTDLKTLRNGHHMISRVTTMGHEIAGEIVEVGSGVAGNWAPGDRIQTISNIPCGQCYECRRGWTQICQNQASMGFQYDGGFARHMIVPAAMLRAGGLNRIPDGVGFAEASAAEPFSCAINAQEQLGIEEGDTVVVFGAGPIGCMHVRIARAVHGAGTVILVNHRPGRLAKATALVHPDHAVDSSVVDVVDAVRDLTGCRGADVVITATPAGQNQQQAVEMAARNGRISFFGGLPRTAPTITLDSNLVHYRQLHIHGTNGSTPEQNRQALDHFAAGTVRADDLITDRIPLDDGLRAFDVLAGGDAVKVTVEP, encoded by the coding sequence ATGAAAGCCATGAGATTCCACGCCCCCGGAGACGTCCGCCTCGAGGATGTGCCCGAACCCGAATGCCGAACCGACGAGGTCAAGATCCGGGTGAGGAACTGCTCGATGTGCGGAACCGATCTGAAGACGCTGCGCAACGGCCACCACATGATCAGCCGGGTCACCACCATGGGCCACGAGATCGCCGGCGAGATCGTCGAGGTGGGCTCCGGGGTCGCCGGGAACTGGGCGCCGGGGGACCGTATCCAGACCATCTCGAACATCCCCTGCGGGCAGTGCTACGAGTGCCGTCGGGGCTGGACCCAGATCTGCCAGAACCAGGCGAGCATGGGGTTCCAGTACGACGGCGGATTCGCCCGCCACATGATCGTCCCGGCCGCGATGCTGCGCGCCGGAGGGCTCAATCGGATTCCCGACGGCGTGGGATTCGCCGAGGCCAGCGCCGCCGAACCCTTCTCCTGCGCCATCAACGCCCAGGAGCAGCTCGGCATCGAGGAGGGCGACACCGTCGTCGTGTTCGGTGCCGGACCGATCGGCTGCATGCACGTGAGGATCGCCCGCGCGGTGCACGGCGCCGGCACCGTCATCCTGGTCAACCACCGTCCTGGCCGGCTCGCGAAGGCCACCGCACTGGTGCATCCCGATCATGCTGTCGACTCCTCGGTGGTCGACGTCGTCGACGCGGTGCGGGACCTGACCGGCTGCCGCGGCGCAGACGTCGTCATCACCGCCACACCGGCCGGGCAGAACCAGCAGCAGGCCGTGGAGATGGCGGCGCGCAACGGGCGGATCTCCTTCTTCGGCGGACTTCCCAGGACCGCGCCCACCATCACCCTTGATTCGAACCTGGTGCACTATCGCCAACTCCACATCCACGGCACCAACGGCTCGACGCCCGAGCAGAACCGGCAGGCGCTGGACCACTTCGCCGCGGGCACGGTGCGCGCCGACGACCTCATCACCGACCGGATACCGCTCGACGACGGTCTGAGGGCCTTCGACGTCCTGGCCGGCGGGGACGCCGTCAAGGTCACCGTCGAACCCTGA
- a CDS encoding PTS glucitol/sorbitol transporter subunit IIA: protein MATVLWESEVTGVGADAGDLLEGGVLILFGEPVPDALAEVSVVHRLGGDDAVGASPEIAPGDEVHLAADVFTIDEVGEIANRNLADLGHIVVYVNSPDQALLPGAVKATGSDLAAPSVGDTISFVRP from the coding sequence ATGGCTACCGTGCTGTGGGAATCAGAGGTCACCGGGGTGGGTGCCGACGCCGGCGACCTGCTCGAGGGCGGGGTGCTCATCCTCTTCGGAGAGCCCGTCCCCGACGCTCTGGCCGAGGTGAGCGTGGTCCATCGGCTCGGCGGTGACGATGCCGTCGGCGCCAGCCCCGAGATCGCCCCGGGCGACGAGGTGCATCTGGCTGCCGACGTCTTCACCATCGACGAGGTGGGCGAGATCGCCAACCGGAATCTGGCGGATCTGGGCCACATCGTCGTCTACGTCAACAGCCCCGATCAGGCGCTGCTGCCCGGTGCGGTGAAAGCCACCGGCTCGGATCTGGCGGCTCCGTCCGTCGGCGACACCATCAGCTTCGTCCGTCCGTGA
- a CDS encoding 2-hydroxyacid dehydrogenase, with product MTTRILCVGDGAVGVDLMSELKPLESLGAEVTIVQDADSTTLPEYMDRLALVERDGLDAASSCRALLDHCGQADVIVVDGTPVNREVIDNSPNLKLVAVLRGGVENADLDALQERGIPLVHAPQRSADAVADYTVGMMIAENKNIARSHHFIFEGRWRKNYINQDYVHNMRTRTVGIIGFGQIGSRVAKRLSGFDSRVIAYDPFMDAEAIRSAGAEAVSLEELLEQSDFVTLHLRTSEATHHLIDADALAQMRPTAYLINTARSPLVDEEALAEALREHRIGGAAIDVFDVEPLPADHPYLSLDNVTLTPHIAGTCADTWHASVEIGLEELSRYLKGETLQNRRI from the coding sequence ATGACCACCCGAATCCTGTGCGTCGGCGACGGAGCCGTCGGCGTCGATCTCATGAGCGAACTGAAACCGTTGGAGAGCCTGGGCGCCGAGGTGACGATCGTCCAGGACGCCGACTCCACCACCCTGCCCGAATACATGGACCGGCTCGCCCTGGTCGAGCGCGACGGGCTGGACGCCGCCTCCTCATGCCGGGCGCTGCTGGACCACTGCGGGCAGGCCGACGTCATCGTCGTCGACGGCACCCCGGTCAACCGGGAGGTGATCGACAACTCCCCGAACCTCAAGCTGGTCGCCGTGCTGCGCGGCGGCGTGGAGAACGCCGACCTCGACGCCCTGCAGGAGCGCGGCATCCCGCTGGTCCACGCCCCGCAGCGCTCGGCCGATGCGGTCGCCGACTACACCGTCGGCATGATGATCGCCGAGAACAAGAACATCGCCCGCAGTCATCACTTCATCTTCGAGGGCCGGTGGCGCAAGAACTACATCAATCAGGACTACGTCCACAACATGCGCACCCGCACCGTGGGCATCATCGGGTTCGGCCAGATCGGCTCGCGGGTGGCCAAGCGCCTCAGCGGTTTCGACAGCCGCGTCATCGCCTACGACCCCTTCATGGACGCCGAGGCGATCCGGTCGGCCGGGGCCGAGGCCGTGAGCCTCGAGGAGCTGCTCGAGCAGTCTGACTTCGTCACCCTGCACCTGCGCACCTCGGAGGCCACGCACCATTTGATCGACGCCGATGCCTTGGCGCAGATGAGGCCCACGGCCTACCTCATCAACACCGCGCGCTCCCCGCTGGTCGACGAGGAGGCGCTGGCCGAGGCGCTGAGGGAGCACCGGATCGGCGGGGCGGCCATCGACGTCTTCGACGTCGAACCCCTTCCGGCCGACCATCCCTACCTGAGTCTGGACAATGTGACACTGACCCCGCACATCGCCGGCACCTGCGCCGACACCTGGCACGCCTCGGTGGAGATCGGTCTGGAGGAGTTGAGCCGGTATCTCAAGGGGGAGACCCTCCAGAACCGCCGGATCTGA
- a CDS encoding NAD(P)H-dependent glycerol-3-phosphate dehydrogenase, giving the protein MAKIAVLGAGIMATALTFPAAENGNEIHLIGTHLDDEIIDSVKKDGTHPVLGLRIPESVKPYYFTDAAEAIEGADIIMSGVNSFGVEWAGEQLARLAKPGQTILSITKGMHAEEDGTLHILPDVLKEKMGPLADQVDWAAIVGPSIAGEVAVHHLTCVTFCAEKQEIADKLAPLYRTDYYHVWTSTDFIGNEVASCMKNIFAFGGGFAPGILKKLGQENDKYVMYNYAAALFGEGARELKQMVELFGGDPTVTENLGGVGDMFVTTMGGRNVRAGTFVGQGVPFSEIRNVKMKGVTLEGVAAIGVVGEALGRLTARGVIKDTDFPLVRALYEIVAHDAPLDLPWETFFGGER; this is encoded by the coding sequence ATGGCCAAGATCGCAGTCCTGGGCGCGGGCATCATGGCGACCGCCCTCACCTTCCCCGCCGCGGAGAACGGCAACGAGATCCACCTCATCGGGACCCACCTCGACGACGAGATCATCGATTCGGTCAAGAAGGACGGCACCCACCCGGTGCTCGGCCTCAGGATTCCCGAGTCCGTCAAGCCGTACTACTTCACCGATGCGGCCGAGGCGATCGAGGGCGCCGACATCATCATGAGCGGCGTGAACTCCTTCGGCGTCGAGTGGGCCGGTGAGCAGCTCGCCAGGCTGGCCAAGCCAGGTCAGACGATCCTCTCGATCACCAAGGGCATGCATGCCGAGGAGGACGGCACCCTCCACATCCTCCCCGACGTCCTCAAGGAGAAGATGGGTCCGCTGGCCGACCAGGTCGATTGGGCCGCCATCGTCGGCCCGTCGATCGCCGGCGAGGTCGCCGTCCACCACCTCACCTGCGTCACCTTCTGCGCCGAGAAGCAGGAGATCGCCGACAAGCTGGCTCCGCTCTACCGCACCGACTACTACCACGTGTGGACCTCCACGGACTTCATCGGCAATGAGGTCGCCTCCTGCATGAAGAACATCTTCGCCTTCGGCGGAGGCTTCGCCCCCGGCATCCTCAAGAAGCTGGGTCAGGAGAACGACAAGTACGTCATGTACAACTACGCCGCGGCCCTGTTCGGCGAGGGCGCCCGTGAGCTCAAGCAGATGGTCGAGCTGTTCGGCGGCGACCCGACGGTCACGGAGAACCTCGGCGGCGTCGGCGACATGTTCGTCACCACGATGGGCGGACGCAACGTCCGCGCCGGCACCTTCGTCGGCCAGGGCGTGCCCTTCTCCGAGATCCGCAACGTCAAGATGAAGGGCGTCACCCTCGAGGGCGTCGCCGCCATCGGGGTGGTCGGTGAGGCCCTCGGCAGGCTCACCGCGCGCGGCGTCATCAAGGACACCGACTTCCCGCTGGTGCGCGCACTCTACGAGATCGTCGCCCACGACGCTCCGCTCGACCTCCCCTGGGAGACCTTCTTCGGCGGGGAGCGCTGA
- the srlE gene encoding PTS glucitol/sorbitol transporter subunit IIB: MSEEQNPAVRIDHGSGGWGPGLVVRAHGERNIVLSVTGGDEHPVAKKIAELTGGRVVNAFNAGAPDNQVLCAVINCGGTARSGVYPKKRIPTVNVFNASPGGPLQKYITDDIYVSGVGVDNVQPADPAEAAIGDDSAESAASAPAAPAPAASAATAAAQQPSRQTKEATGFSKFIIKFGGAIGYVITSLLNAGREGVKMILNTVIPFMAYVALIMGIVNYTGLANWIAKSVSPLAGNLWGLLLLGIITALPVLSPFLGPGAAIAQIIGVLMGGQIAAGALPVRYALPTLFAIDGQVGCDFVPVGLGLGEAQSETVDVGVPAVLFARQLTSPLAVVIAYFFSFLV, translated from the coding sequence ATGAGCGAAGAGCAGAACCCGGCCGTGAGGATCGATCACGGCAGCGGCGGATGGGGCCCGGGCCTGGTGGTCCGTGCCCATGGTGAGCGGAACATCGTGCTGTCGGTCACCGGCGGCGACGAGCACCCCGTGGCCAAGAAGATCGCCGAGCTGACCGGAGGGCGGGTCGTCAACGCGTTCAACGCCGGTGCGCCCGACAACCAGGTGCTGTGCGCGGTGATCAACTGCGGCGGAACCGCCCGCAGCGGTGTCTACCCCAAGAAGCGGATTCCCACGGTCAACGTGTTCAACGCCTCTCCCGGCGGTCCGCTCCAGAAGTACATCACCGACGACATCTACGTCTCGGGAGTCGGCGTCGACAACGTCCAGCCCGCCGACCCGGCCGAGGCCGCGATCGGCGATGACTCCGCGGAGAGCGCGGCGTCGGCTCCAGCGGCTCCCGCTCCGGCGGCTTCCGCCGCAACGGCCGCCGCGCAGCAGCCGTCGAGGCAGACCAAGGAGGCCACCGGCTTCTCGAAGTTCATCATCAAGTTCGGCGGAGCCATCGGCTACGTCATCACGAGCCTGCTCAACGCGGGCCGCGAGGGCGTGAAGATGATCCTCAACACGGTGATCCCGTTCATGGCCTACGTGGCGCTGATCATGGGCATCGTCAACTACACCGGCCTGGCCAACTGGATCGCCAAGAGCGTCTCACCGCTGGCCGGAAACCTCTGGGGCCTGTTGCTGCTGGGCATTATCACCGCCCTGCCAGTGCTGTCGCCCTTCCTCGGTCCGGGCGCGGCGATCGCCCAGATCATCGGCGTGCTGATGGGCGGCCAGATCGCCGCCGGTGCACTGCCGGTGAGATACGCCCTGCCCACCCTGTTCGCCATCGACGGCCAGGTCGGCTGTGACTTCGTCCCGGTGGGCCTGGGGCTCGGCGAGGCGCAGTCCGAGACGGTCGACGTCGGTGTGCCGGCCGTGCTCTTCGCCCGGCAGCTCACCTCCCCGCTGGCCGTCGTCATCGCCTACTTCTTCTCCTTCCTCGTCTGA
- a CDS encoding transcriptional regulator GutM, with product MEWQFALYLFAAMILSVPLTWLQTRRYTRAVREMAAAHDDRSKILVSGRGRGKLRGSVAMLVIDAADRTIVEARVMAGASVFAKIRRAHELEGPLDDATSRAGDRMTAKALTQATEQFETVLGSRRTAAKRVIARTA from the coding sequence ATGGAATGGCAGTTCGCCCTGTACCTGTTCGCGGCGATGATCCTCAGCGTCCCGCTGACCTGGCTCCAGACCCGGCGTTACACCCGGGCGGTCAGGGAGATGGCGGCCGCCCACGATGATCGCTCCAAGATCCTGGTCTCCGGCCGAGGTCGCGGGAAGCTCCGCGGGTCGGTGGCGATGCTCGTCATCGACGCCGCCGACCGGACCATCGTCGAGGCCCGCGTCATGGCCGGTGCCTCGGTCTTCGCCAAGATTCGCCGGGCCCATGAGCTCGAGGGGCCGCTGGACGATGCGACATCGCGAGCCGGCGATCGGATGACCGCCAAGGCGCTCACCCAGGCCACCGAACAGTTCGAGACCGTTCTCGGCTCCCGCCGGACGGCCGCGAAGCGGGTCATCGCCCGCACCGCCTGA